In one Carassius carassius chromosome 48, fCarCar2.1, whole genome shotgun sequence genomic region, the following are encoded:
- the LOC132131539 gene encoding beta-1,3-galactosyltransferase 2-like: MAAKNICHSLAKSPYMPHIKKTFILLLTIAFLLSAVVYVSDFSFETTTFTQTWLTKVMNWTHYKVINSTLVGHTEKDLLFSLLPNQQIQRRATPVAQTTDIPIYHYVAHPSNYHFILDEPDKCSQWDPFLVLMVPVAPHQVEARNAIRSTWGNESSVQGKAVLTLFLVGLTGGPEAQQKLEEESRQHRDLVQSNFVDSYFNLTIKTMVIMDWLATHCPQAAYAMKIDSDMYIGLENLMSLLLAPNTPRENYITGYMMWNRPVVRNKNSKWYVSEELYPEPIYPTYLQGMGYVFSNDLPGKIVEASKKVKAFNIEDAYVGACLKQLGIAPSSPPDPSQFRAYLGQYKREGFLRVITTILGSPQQLIDIWKDLKKPT, translated from the coding sequence TTTGGCCAAAAGTCCATATATGCCTCacattaaaaagacatttattctGCTGCTCACAATAGCATTTTTATTGTCTGCGGTTGTTTACGTCTCTGATTTCTCTTTTGAGACAACTACGTTCACTCAAACCTGGTTGACTAAAGTCATGAATTGGACTCATTATAAGGTAATTAACAGCACTTTGGTTGGTCACACtgaaaaggatttattattttcacTTTTGCCTAATCAACAAATCCAACGAAGAGCAACACCTGTTGCACAAACCACAGACATTCCTATCTATCATTATGTGGCTCACCCAAGCAACTATCATTTCATTCTGGacgaacctgataaatgtagtcAGTGGGATCCGTTCCTGGTCTTGATGGTCCCTGTGGCGCCCCATCAGGTAGAGGCTCGTAACGCCATCCGGAGCACATGGGGGAATGAGAGCTCAGTGCAGGGAAAAGCAGTGCTGACTCTGTTCTTGGTGGGTTTGACTGGAGGACCTGAAGCTCAACAGAAGCTGGAGGAAGAGAGCCGTCAACACAGAGATTTAGTGCAGAGCAACTTTGTGGACTCCTACTTCAACCTGACCATAAAGACAATGGTGATCATGGACTGGTTGGCCACTCATTGCCCTCAAGCAGCTTATGCTATGAAGATTGATTCTGATATGTACATAGGCCTGGAGAACCTGATGAGCCTGCTATTGGCCCCCAACACACCCAGAGAGAACTACATTACAGGCTATATGATGTGGAACCGGCCTGTCGTCAggaacaaaaactcaaaatggTACGTGTCAGAGGAATTGTACCCTGAACCGATATACCCCACGTACCTGCAGGGAATGGGATATGTTTTCTCCAATGACCTGCCAGGAAAAATAGTTGAGGCTTCCAAGAAAGTAAAGGCCTTTAACATTGAGGACGCATATGTGGGCGCTTGTCTGAAACAGTTAGGCATTGCACCCTCATCTCCTCCAGACCCTTCACAGTTTAGAGCCTATCTGGGACAATACAAGCGAGAGGGTTTTCTCAGAGTTATTACAACAATCCTGGGATCCCCACAGCAGCTAATAGACATTTGGAAGGATCTAAAGAAGCCCACATAA